GGCGCCGGCGGTGTGGGCGGCACCGGTGGCGGTACCGGTGGAGCGGGCGGCAGCGGCGGCTGGCTCTGGGGCGGCGGCGGAACCGGCGGAACCGGCGGGTTCGGGGGCGGTACCGGCGGCGCGGGCGGTCGCGCCGAGCTGCTGTGGGGTACCGGCGGTGCGGGTGGTGACGGCGGGGCGGGCACCGACGCGTCGGCCGGCGGCAGCGCCGGCGCCGGCGGCACCGGCGGTCATGGGGGCGGCGGCGGACTGTTCGCCGGTGGCGGGGCCGGCGGCAATGGTGGAGCCGGTGGGGCCGGCGCGGCGGGCAGCACCGGCACCGCGGTCGGGAACAGCGGCGGGGGCGGCGGTGCCGGTGGCAATGGGGCGCCGGCGGCCAGGGCGCTGTGTTCTTCGGGGCGGGTGGACACGGTGGCCTGGGCGGTTCCGGCGGCGTCGGCGGTCTGGGGGTCACGGCGGCGACGGCAGCGTGGCCGGTCTCGGCGGTATCGGCGGGGCCGGTGGAACCGGGGAACCGGCGGACACGCCGGTCAGGGCGGCGCGGGCGGTTCCGGTCAGTTGTTCAGCGCCGCAGGCTCGGTGGGTGCTGCCGGTATGGGCGGTCTGGGTGGCGACGGTGGCGCAGGAGGCGCCGGCAGCAACGGTGGTGCTGCAGCAGCGGGGACAGGCGCGGCCGGCGGCACGGGCTTCGCCGGCGGCGTAGGTGGCGCCGGCGGTGCGGGCGGTGATTCCGGCGCGGGCGGGGTCAATGGTTCCGGCGGCCGCGGCGGGGCCGGTGGCCTCGGCGGCGTGGGAGGCAACGGCGGCTCTGGCACCGTCGGCGGCTCCGACGGGGGCGCCGGCGGAGACGGCGGCCAGGGCGGTGCCGCAGGTGCCGGCGGGGCGGCCGGGACCGGCGGCAGCGGCGGCACCTCGGGCAACGCGGGCACCGGAGGCCATGGTGGCGACGGCGGCAAGGGCGGCGCGGGCAGCAAGGGTGCCAACGCGGCCGCAGGCTCGGGCGCGACGGGGCAGACCGGGTTCCGTGGCGGCGCGGGCGGCCAGGGTGGCGCAGGCGGCGACACGTTCCTGGGCGGAACCAACGGCACCGGCGGCACCGGGGGCTCAGGCGGGGGCGGCGGCCAGGGCGGCACTGGTGCGGCCGGCTTGACCTCGGGCGGTGACGGCGGCGCCGGCGGTGGCGGCGGCGACGCGGGCGCGGGCGGTAACGCCGGATCTGGCGGCTCGGGCGGCGCCGTCGGGAAGGCCGGCACCGGCGGCAGTGGCGGAGCCGGCGGCGACGGTGGCGCCGGTGCGGTGGGGATCGGCGTCGGTCAGGGCGGCTTCACCGGTGGTGACGGCGGCGTGGGCGGCGACGGCGGTTCGGCGGGTGAAGGCGGCACCAACGGCGCGGGTGGTGCCGGCGGCCACGGCGGCAACGGCGGTGCCGGGAAGGCGGCCGCCAACGGTTTCGGTGGCACCGGCGGACTCGGCGGTGACGGCGGCAACGGCGGCAATGGCGGCAAAGCGGGCGACGGGGCCGGCGCCGTGGCCGGCGGCGGCGCCGCCGGTACCGGTGGCGACGGAGGCGCGGGCGGCCGCGGTGGCGACGGCAGCCTCAACCGGGGCGGCGGCGACGGCGGTCAGGGCGGTCGCGGTGGTCAGGGTGGCATCGGCGGCCTGGACACCGGCTCTGCCGGCAGCGCCGTCAGCGGAACCGGTGGCAACGGCGGACTCGGCGGGAACGGCGGCACCGGCGGCAATGGCTCGGTCGGCACCGCCGGCATGGGCGGCGCCGGCGGGGCGGGCGGCGAGGCCGGTACCGGCGGTGTGGCCAATACCGGTGGCGTCGAAGGAAACGCCGGCACCGGCGGCGCCGGAGGCAACGGCGGAGACGGTGGAGTCGGCAGCGCCGCCGGGGGTGCCGGTCAGAACGGCTACCAGGGCGGCGACGGAGGTCGGGGCGGCGACGGCGGCGCCGCGGCCGCCGGTGGCACCAACGGAGCCGGCGGTGCGGGCGGGCACGGCGGAAACGGTGGTGCGGGCAAGGCTGCGGCCAACGGGTTCGGCGACACCGGCGGGCAGGGCGCCGACGGCGGGCAAGGCGGCGACGGCGGCAACGCCGGCTCCGGAGTGGGCGCGGCCGCCAGCGGCGGTGCGGCCGGTACCGGCGGCAACGGCGGCGACGGCGGCCGCGGCGCCGACGGCGGCCTCAACCAAAGCGGCGGCCAGGGCGGTCACGGCGGCCAGGGTGGCCGTGGCGGTCAGGGCGGCCTCGACACCGCTGCCAGCAGCAGCGCCGCCAGCGGAACCGGCGGTGACGGCGGCCGCGGCGGAGCTGGCGGTACCGGGGGTACCGGCACGGTCGACACCGCAGGAATGGGCGGCACCGGCGGGTTCGGCGGGGACGCCGGCGCCGGCGGTCTGGCCAACATCGGCGGGACCGAAGGCAGCGCCGGCAACGGTGGCAGAGGCGGAGACGGCGGCAACGGTGGCATCGGTGCCGCAGGCACTGCTCCGGGCCAAGCGGGTTATCAGGGTGGTGAAGGCGGTCTCGGCGGCAACGGCGGCTATGCCGGCGCGGGCGGTATCAACGGCGCCGGCGGCAACGGCGGTAACGGCGGTGACGGCGGTGCCGGTAAAGCGGCCGCCAACGGCTTCAGCGGGACCGGCGGCCAGGGCGGCGACGGCGGCGACGGCGGGGCCGGCGGAATCGCTGGATCGGGCACTGGCGGGGTCGCCAGCGGTGGCGCAGCGGGTACCGGCGGCGACGGCGGCGCTGGTGGCCGGGGTGGTGACGGTGGCATCAACCAAGTCGGTGGCGACGGTGGCAACGGCGGCCGCGGCGGCCAGGGCGGCGCCGGCGGCATCAACACTCCCGTAGCCGGCGGTGCCACCAGCGTCGCGAGTGGCACCGGCGGCGACGGCGGCCGCGGCGGCGACGGCGGTACGGGTGGCGCCGGCACCGCCACCAACGCGGGCTCCGGCGGCAACGGCGGACAGGGCGGCGACGCAGGCGCGGGCGGCCTCCCCAACCTCGCCGGTACCGTCGGTAACGCCGGCACCGGCGGCGACGGCGGCACCGGCGGGTCCGGCGGAAACGGCAACGACGGTCCCAATCTCGGCCAGAACGGCTTCTACGGCGGCAGCGGCGGCCAGGGCGGTGGCGGTGGCAACGCCGGTGTCGGCGGCACCAACGGCGACGGGGGCGCGGGCGGGCGAGGCGGCAACGGCGGCGACGGCAAAGTCGGCGCCAACGGCGTCGCCACCTCCGGAAGCGACGGCGGGTACGGCGGCAATGGCGGGGCCGGCGGCGACGGCGGCAACGCGGGTACCGGCAGCGGCGCGAGCGGCAGCGGCGGGGCCGGCGGGCTGGGCGGCAACGGCGGCGACGGCGCGCGGGGCGGAACCGGAGATGCCTACTTCGAGGGCGGCTTCGGCGGCAGCGGCGGCGAAGGAGGCCAGGGCGGCAGAGGCGGTCTCAACACCGATGGCGTCAGCAGCGTCACCAGTGCCAACGGCGGTAACGGTGGCACCGGCGGTACCGGCGGCACCGGCGGAGCCGGGTCCTGGGGCCCGCCGGGAGCGGCGGCACGGGTGGCATCGGCGGCGACGCGGGCGCGGGCGGTGACGCGAACGTCGGCGGCGCGCAGGGCTTCGCCGGTACCGCCGGCGACGGCGGTCAGGGCGCCGGCGGCACCGGATCCAACGGCGCTACCGGTACCGGCAACGACGGCGCGGGCGGCGGCACCGGTGGCCGCGGCGGCGACGGCGGCCGGGCCGGTGTCGGGGGCGCCAACGGCAACGGCGGGGCCGGTGGCCGCGGCGGCGACGGGGGTGACGGCGCCGGGGTGGACATCGTCGGCGGCGGTCCTGGCGGGCACGGCGGGAACGGCGGCGACGGTGGTCAAGGCGGCTTCGCCGGCAATGGTGCCGGCGCGACCGCTCTCGGTGGTGCCGCGGGCACCGGCGGGAACGGCGGCGACGGCGGTCGCGGCGGTGACGGCACGGCGAGCCAGACCGGCGGCCTGGGCGGTGACGGTGGCCGCGGGGGCGCGGGCGGCATCGCCGGCCTGAACTCCGGCGGAAACGGCAGTGTCGTCAGCGGTCTCGGCGGCAACGGCGGCAACGGCGGCACCGGTGGCACCGGTGGCGACGGGTCTGGCGGCGTCGTGGGCGCCGGCGGCCGGGGTGGCCTCGGCGGCGACGCCGGCGACGGCGGAGTGGCCAACACCGGCGGCGCCGACGGCAACGCCGGAGTCGGCGGTGACGGCGGCAACGGCGGTCGCGGCGGCAACGGCCTCAACGGCAATGTGGGCGGCCGCGGAGGCAACGGCGGCGGCGGCGGATCGGCGGCACTGGGCGGCACCAACGGCAGCGGTGGCGACGGCGGCAACGGCGGGCAGGGCGGCGCCGGTACCCAAGGCGCGAGCGGCACCGGCGGCACCGGCTCACCCGGCGGCACCGGCGGTGACGGTGGAGATGGCGGCAACGGCGGTGCGGGCAGCGGTGCGCCCGGCAATGGCGGCGACGCGGGCAACGGCGGCGCCGGAGGGGACGGTGGCAAGGGTGGTTACGGGTCGAACGCGAATAGGGGCGGCAACGGTGGCAGCGGCGGACATGGCGGCGAGGGCGGCCACGGCGGCCACCCCAGCGCGGGCGGCACCGGCGGGGAGGGGCGACGGCGGCACCGGTGGCACCGGCGGCGACGGCGGCGATTCGCAGTACGACCAAGCGGGCAATGGCGGCACGGGCGGCAACGGTGGCGACGGCGGTAACGGCGTCGGCTCGCCCGGCGGCACCGGCGGCAGCGGCGGCAGCGGCGGCCACGGCGGCACAAGCGGTGGCAACCTCAACGGCACGGGTGGCTCGGCCGGCAGCCCCGGCCACCACGGCCAGGTCAGCTGAGCACGGCTACCCCAGCAGCGACGGCACCACCGCGTCGATCAGGTGCGGACCGGGTTCGGCGAAGGCGTCCCGCAGCGCCTCAGCCAGCTCCTCGGCCGTCGTGGCCCGCCGCGCCGGCACCCCCATGCCTTGCGCGATATGCACGAAATCCATTGTGGGACGGGATATGTCGAGCAGGTCCAGCGCCTTGGGGCCGGGGGCCGACCCGGCGCCGACGCGTTGTAGCTCCAGTCGCAGGATGTCGTACCTGCCGTTGTTGTAGATCACGGTGGTGACGTCGAGGTTCTCTCGCGCCTGGGTCCACAATCCCGAAATCGTATACATGGCAGAGCCATCCGATTCCAGGCACAGCACCGGGCGGTCGGGGGCGGCGACGGCGGCGCCGACCGCGGTCGGGATGCCGTAGCCGATCGCCCCGCCGGTCAGGGTGAGCCAGTCATGGGCGGGCGCGCCGGCGGTGGCCGCGGGGAGCAGCAGGCCCGAGGTGTTCGACTCGTCGACGACGATGGCCCGTTCCGGCAGCAGCGCACCGACCACGTCGGCCGCCGACGCCGCCGTCAACGCACCCGACGGCAGCGCCGGACGCGATGCGGCCGCTACCGGAGCGCAGACGCCGGGCGCCACTTCGTCGGCCAATGCCGTCAAAGCTGCTGCGGCACCGCCGAATTCGGCGAGCGCATGGACTTCGCAGCCAGCCGGCACCAGATCGCTGGGCATGTCGGGGTAGGCGAAGAACGACACCGGGGACTTGGCACCGGCCAGCACCAGATGCTTGCTTCCGGTCAACTGCGCGGCGGCGGCTTCGGCGAAGTAGCCGAGTCGTTCGATCGCGGGCACCCCGGCGCCGCGCTCCAGCCGGGTGGGGAATGTCTCGCACAACAATCGGGCCCCGGTTGCTGCGCCGATCCGTGCTGCAGCGGCCAGGCCGGCGGCGCGGGTGGCGTCTCCCCCGACCAGGATCGTGGTGGGTTCGCCGCTGCGCAGCACCTCGGCCACTGCTCGCACGTCTGCGGGAGCCGCGGCCGCGCTCACCGCCACCGGTGTAACCGGTTGCCCGCCTTCGGACCACGAGGTGTCGGCGGGCAGAATCAACGTCGAGATATGCGAGTTCGAGAGGCTGGTGGCAATCGCTTCGGCGGCATCAGCGCCGACTTCGGCAGCGGTGGCGGTGCGGCGCACCCAGCCCGAGACGGTGCCGGCGACCGAATCGATGTCGGATTCCAGTGGGGCGTCGTACTTCTTGTGGTAGGTGGCGTGGTCGCCGACCACCACCACCATGGGCACCCGGGCGCGACGCGCGTTGTGCAGGTTGGCCAGACCGTTGCCCAGTCCGGGTCCCAGGTGCAGCAGCACCGCGGCGGGCCGACCGGCGATGCGCGCATAGCCGTCGGCGGCACCGGTGGCCACACCCTCGAAAAGGGTTAGCACGCCACGCATTTGGTCGACTGTGTCCAGGGCGGCGACGAAGTGCATCTCCGAGGTGCCCGGGTTGGAGAAACACACGTCGACCCCGCCGTCGACCAAGGTCTTGATCAGCGCCTGGGCACCGTTCATCGGTCCGCCTTTCCTGGGTGCATTTCGCGTGGGTCTTGCGGCGGCGCCGGCAGTTTGAACACCCGCTCGGCATTGCCGTGCACGACGTCTCGGCGAGACTGTTCTCCGAGTCCGAGTTCACTGCGCAGTAACCGCTGGGTTGGATGCTGCATCCACACGTCGATCGTCATCGCGCCTTGACTTTAGCTCGCTGACGATGCGCGCCGCGGAGCGGCGTGAGAAGGAAGCGGGCCATCCAACACAACTCGCTGACGATGCGCGCCGCGGAGCGGCGTGAGAAGGAAGCGGGCCATCCAACACAACTCGCTGACGATGCGCGCCGCGGAGCGGCGTGAGGAGGAAGCGGGCCAGGCCGGCCCCGGCAACGACGTCAGGATTCGAACGCGGCACGCGCCGCCGCACGCGTCTGACCCAGGTACCCCGTCCCGAACAGCACCACGTGCGCCAGCAGCGGGAACAACTGGTGCAGCCCCGCCCGCTCCCGCCACCCGGCCCGCAGCGACCGCACTTCCTGGTAGCCGGCGATCACCGCCTCGTAGTGCGGGCAGCCGAACAACGCCAGCATCGCCAGGTCGGTCTCGCGGTGACCGGCGTGCGCGGCGGGATCGATGAGCACCACCCCGTCGCGTGTCCACATCACATTGCCGCTCCACAGATCCCCGTGCAACCGGGCCGGCCGGTCGTCGTCGTCGAAGTCGCCTGCGCGACAACGTTTTACGACGCTCTCGACAGCGTCGCGGGTTGCTCCGTCGAGTCGCGAGCCGGCCAGCTCGGTCATCGGGACCAGCCGCTCGTCGGCGTAGAACTGCCCCCAGCGCTGGTGTCGTCGCAGCGACATCGGCAACGGTTGCGACAGCGGCCCGAAGAACCCCGGCCCGTCCCAGCCGTCGGGTCCGGCGCCGAACGCCGCGGCTCCGGCGTCGTGGGTGACGGCCAACCGGTTGCCGAACACCCGCGCCGTATCGATGCCCGGGCGCACCGATTCAAGTCGTTGCAGCGTCAGGCTGGTCGGCCCCACCGACACCACCCGCGCACACGGCACGCCGCCGTCGACGTCGGCGAGCCAGCGCAACCCGGCGGCCTCCCACGCGAAGAACCCGTCGGGTGCGTCGGCCCGGCCCTTGACGAAGTCGCTCACGACGCGACTGTAGACACCGGCTCCGGGTTCAGCCCGACGGCCCGGCTCGGCTTCCGGAAAACGCCACGCGCACAGCGCAATTGCGATAGATTTCAAATTAGTTGACGTTGACGTTAATTCTAGAATGATCCTCCAATATTCGTCGGAGTCGCGTGATGTCGTTCCTATTCGCCTCGCCCGCTGTGATCGCCGCCGCGACCGAAGACCTGACCGAGATCTGGTCGGCCCTGCACCAGGCGAACGCTGTTGCCGCACGTTCCACCACCAACCTGGCCGCAGCGGCCGCCGACGAGGTATCGGCGCAGATCGCCGCGCTGTTCGGTGCGCACGGCAGCGCCTACCAAGCGGTCAGCGCGCAGGCGGCCGCCTTCCACCAGCAATTCACCGGCGCGATCAGCGCCGCGGCCGCGGCCTACTCGAGCACCGAGTCCGCGTCGGCCGCCGCCATCGCCCAGCCCGCCATCTTCGGGCGACCCCTGTTCGGCAACGGCGCCGACGCCACCACCCCCGGCGGCAACGGCGGCGACGGCGGCTGGTTGTTGGGCAACGGCGGTAACGGCGCGGCCGGCGCCGCGGGACAGGCCGGCGGCAACGGCGGGTCGGCGGGGTTGTTGGGCCGTGGCGGCGCCGGCGGCACCGGCGGCGCGGGCAGTAGCGGCGGTGCGGGTGGCAACGGCGGCTGGCTACTCGGCGTCGGCGGCGCGCACGGGCGGCTCCGGCGGCGGCACCGGCGGTGCCGGAGGCAACGGCGGGCTGCTCTGGGGCGGTGGCGGCGCCGGGGGTACCGGTGGAACGGGAGGTGGCACCGGCGGGGCCGGCGGACGCGCGGAATGGCTGTTCGGTGCCGGCGGTGCCGGCGGGCGGGCGGCGCCGGCGACCCGGGGATCGACGGCGGCGGCACCGGCGGCGGCGGCGGGCACGGCGGGACCGGCGGCGCTGGTGGCCTGCTGGCCCGCGGCGGTGCCGGCGGCGCAGGAGGCATCGGTGGCACCGGCGGCACCGGCGCTACCGGCTCCGCGGGCGGCACCGGCGGAATCGGCGGCGACGGCGGAGCCGGTGGCCACGGCGCGCTGCTGCTGGGCCCGGGCGGGCACGGCGGAGCGGCCGGCGCGGGCGGCACCGGCGGCGTCGGGGAACCGGCGCGGACGGCGCACTCGCCGGGCTTGGCGGTATCGGGGGCAGCGGCGGCACGGGCGGTCAGGGCGGTGTGTCCGGCCACGCCGGTGCCGGCGGGCCGCCGGCGGGTTGTTCGGTGTCGCCGGCCATGCGGGCAGCACCGGCACCGGCGGCACCGGCGGCACGGGCGGCGCCGGCGGGACCGGACTGCAGGGCACGAACTCCGGAACCGGGCTGGTAGGCGGTGACGGCTTCGCCGGCGGGCGGGGCGGTCAAGGCGGCCAAGGCGGCAACGCGGTCGACGGTGGAATCAACGGCTCGGGCGGCACCGGCGGTAACGGTGGCGGGGGCGGCAAGGGTGGGTCGGGCGGCGCAGCCGCGGCCGGCAGCAACGGGGCGACAGGCGGAAGCGGCGGCGCGGGTGGCGATGCCGGACTCGGTGGCGCGGCCGGCACCGGCGGCCAGGGCGGCGCCGTCGGCAACGCCGGCACCGGCGGCACCGGAGGCCGCGGCGGAGACGGAGGCACCGGCAGTAACGGCACCGACGCCGCCGCCGGCTCCGGCGCCCCGGGCAATGCCGGGTTCGCCGGCGGTGCCGGCGGACAGGGCGGGGCGGGTGGCAACACCGGCACCGGCGGCACCAACGGCACCGGTGGGCAGGGCGGCACCGGCGGGCAGGGTGGCACCGGCGGCACCGGCGGGTCGGGTGCCACCAACCCCAGCGGTATCGGCCACGACGGTGGCGCCGGCGGCACCGGCGGAGACGCCGGCCAGGGCGGCGCGGGCGGAGCCGTCGGCAGTGGCGGGCACGGCGGTGCCGATGGTGCCCACGGCGACGCCGGTACCGGCGGTACCGGCGGAACCGGCGGCACGGGCGGGACCGGCGGCAACGGCACCACCGGGGCGTCGAATACCGGAGCCGACGGCACCGACGGTTTCGCCGGCGGCAAGGGCGGCAGAGGCGGCCAGGGCGGCAATTCCGGCGCCGGCGGCACCAACGGCAGCGGCGGCCACGGCGGTCTGGGCGGTGGCGGCGGCTACGGCGGCAACGGCGGATCCGGGTTCGCCAACGACACCGGCGTCGGGGGTGACGGTGGTAAAGGAGGCGCCGGCGGCGATGCGGGCGCGGGCGGGGCCGGTGGCGACGCCGGCAGCGGCGGAACCGGCGGCACTACCGGCGCCCAGGGACAACTCGGGTCCGGGGGTAACGGCGGCAAGGGCGGCAACGGTGGTGGCGGCGGGCCCGGCGGCAAGTCGACCAGCACGCCGGGCGCGTCGGGTGCCGCCGGCTTCGCCGGCGGCAACGGTGGCCAAGGGGGCGCCGGCGGCGCGGGCGGCGGTAACGGTGGCGCCGGCGGCAACGGCGGGCAAGGGGGCGACGGTGTCCGCGGCAACGACGGCGGCGCCCTCGGTCAGGCCGGCGGTGACGGTGGTGGCGGCGGTAGAGGAGGCAACGCCGGTGCCGGTGGCGCGGCCGGTGCCGGCGGCGGTAAGGGCGGCGACGGTGGCATGGGAGGCAGGGGCGGCGCGGGCGCCCGAGCCGGGGCCGGCACCACCGACGGTGCCCGGGGCGGCGACGGCGGCGACGGCGGCCGCGGCGGCAACGCCGGAGCCGGCGGCGACGCAGGCGTGGACGGCACCGCCGGCAACGTGGGCCAGGGCGGTCTCGGCGGAAATGGCGGCAATGGTGGCCAGGGTGCCACCGGTGCGCGCGGCGCCGACAGCACCGACGGCAGCACCGGCGGCACCGGAGGCACCGGCGGCCAGGGCGGCAACGGAGGGAACGGCGGCAAGGGCGGTGACGGCGTCGACGGTGTCGGCGGGGGCACCGGAGGCGACGGCGGGAAGGCCGGCAACGGCGGCCAAGGCGGGGTAGGCGGAACCAGCACCGGCGCCGCTGCGCACACCACCGGCGGCGACGGCGGCCGGGGAGGGATCGGCGGGAACGGCGGAAACGGCGGCCTGGCCGGTGCGGGCGGCGACGGCGGCGGCGCAGACGGCAACCCGGGCACCGTCGGCAACGGCGGAACCGGCGGGCAAGGCGGCTCGGGCGGTACCGGCGGCAAGGGCGTCAATCCCCCGCAGATACACATCGACAATGCCGTCGACGGCGCCGACGGCAAACCCGGCATCCCCTGGGGTACGGACGGTGCAGACGGCGTAAATGGCGTGACGACCGGCCAAAAAGGTGGCAACGGCGGCGACGGCGGCACCGGCACCAGCGGCAACATGATCGTCGCCAAGGGCGGCGCCGGTGGCGACGGCGGCAATGGCGGCACCGGCGCGAACGGCGGCAACGGTGGGCGCGGCGGCGACGCCGACCGCACCGTCAACAACAACTTCCCCAGCCAGGGCGGCCACGGTGGTGACGGCGGTACCGGGGGCGACGGCGGCAACGGCGGAAACGGTGGCGACGGCGGAGAAGTGCTCAGTCCGAACGCCTTTGATGTCGACTTCTACTACCACGCAGGCGACGGTGGCAACGGCGGAGCGGGAGGCATCGGCGGCAACGGCGGCAACGGCGGCAACGGTGGCCTTAGCTACAGCGCGTACGAGCCAGGTGGTAACGGTGGAACCGGTGGCCGCGGCGGCGACGCCGGCGGACTGAACAGCACCGGCGGCACCGGCGGCAACGGCGGCACGGGCGGCGCGGGCGGCAATGCCGGCACGATTGGCGATCTGACCGGCGCGGTCGGTGGCAAAGGCGGCCTGGGGGGCGAGGGCGGCACCGGCGGGGTAGGCGCGGCCGGCGGCGACGGCGGCAGTGGCGGCAACGGCGGTCCCGCCGCATCGAATGCCGCCAGCGGTAACGGCGGCAACGGCGGAAACGGCGGACACGGCGCCGACGGCGGGCAGGGCGGCAACGGTGGGCAGGGCGGGGCCGGCGGCTTCGGACCCACCGGTCAGGCCGCC
The nucleotide sequence above comes from Mycobacterium kiyosense. Encoded proteins:
- a CDS encoding hypothetical protein (frameshifted, deletion at around 5764864,5761762,5764867,5761765,5764870,5761256,5764873, 576 1834,5761837,5764879,5761813,5761687,5764888,5761693, 576489 4), translating into MSFVSISPDFVAATAGEVARVGSTIEAANSAAAASTTHILTAAADEVSTRIAALFGSYGQEYRAISDQVAAYHSQFVATLNAGSGAYATAEALNAEQALLDVINAPTQTLLGRPLIGNGANATTPGGAGGAGGILYGNGGNGAAGTAGQAGGAGGAAGLWGNGGTGGTGGAGGATGGAGGAAGLLFGVGGAGGVGGTGGGTGGAGGSGGWLWGGGGTGGTGGFGGGTGGAGGRAELLWGTGGAGGDGGAGTDASAGGSAGAGGTGGHGGGGGLFAGGGAGGNGGAGGAGAAGSTGTAVGNSGGGGGAGGNGAPAARALCSSGRVDTVAWAVPAASAVWGSRRRRQRGRSRRYRRGRWNRGTGGHAGQGGAGGSGQLFSAAGSVGAAGMGGLGGDGGAGGAGSNGGAAAAGTGAAGGTGFAGGVGGAGGAGGDSGAGGVNGSGGRGGAGGLGGVGGNGGSGTVGGSDGGAGGDGGQGGAAGAGGAAGTGGSGGTSGNAGTGGHGGDGGKGGAGSKGANAAAGSGATGQTGFRGGAGGQGGAGGDTFLGGTNGTGGTGGSGGGGGQGGTGAAGLTSGGDGGAGGGGGDAGAGGNAGSGGSGGAVGKAGTGGSGGAGGDGGAGAVGIGVGQGGFTGGDGGVGGDGGSAGEGGTNGAGGAGGHGGNGGAGKAAANGFGGTGGLGGDGGNGGNGGKAGDGAGAVAGGGAAGTGGDGGAGGRGGDGSLNRGGGDGGQGGRGGQGGIGGLDTGSAGSAVSGTGGNGGLGGNGGTGGNGSVGTAGMGGAGGAGGEAGTGGVANTGGVEGNAGTGGAGGNGGDGGVGSAAGGAGQNGYQGGDGGRGGDGGAAAAGGTNGAGGAGGHGGNGGAGKAAANGFGDTGGQGADGGQGGDGGNAGSGVGAAASGGAAGTGGNGGDGGRGADGGLNQSGGQGGHGGQGGRGGQGGLDTAASSSAASGTGGDGGRGGAGGTGGTGTVDTAGMGGTGGFGGDAGAGGLANIGGTEGSAGNGGRGGDGGNGGIGAAGTAPGQAGYQGGEGGLGGNGGYAGAGGINGAGGNGGNGGDGGAGKAAANGFSGTGGQGGDGGDGGAGGIAGSGTGGVASGGAAGTGGDGGAGGRGGDGGINQVGGDGGNGGRGGQGGAGGINTPVAGGATSVASGTGGDGGRGGDGGTGGAGTATNAGSGGNGGQGGDAGAGGLPNLAGTVGNAGTGGDGGTGGSGGNGNDGPNLGQNGFYGGSGGQGGGGGNAGVGGTNGDGGAGGRGGNGGDGKVGANGVATSGSDGGYGGNGGAGGDGGNAGTGSGASGSGGAGGLGGNGGDGARGGTGDAYFEGGFGGSGGEGGQGGRGGLNTDGVSSVTSANGGNGGTGGTGGTGGAGSWGPPGAAARVASAATRARAVTRTSAARRASPVPPATAVRAPAAPDPTALPVPATTARAAAPVAAAATAAGPVSGAPTATAGPVAAAATGVTAPGWTSSAAVLAGTAGTAATVVKAASPAMVPARPLSVVPRAPAGTAATAVAAVTARRARPAAWAVTVAAGARAASPA
- a CDS encoding fructosamine kinase — translated: MSDFVKGRADAPDGFFAWEAAGLRWLADVDGGVPCARVVSVGPTSLTLQRLESVRPGIDTARVFGNRLAVTHDAGAAAFGAGPDGWDGPGFFGPLSQPLPMSLRRHQRWGQFYADERLVPMTELAGSRLDGATRDAVESVVKRCRAGDFDDDDRPARLHGDLWSGNVMWTRDGVVLIDPAAHAGHRETDLAMLALFGCPHYEAVIAGYQEVRSLRAGWRERAGLHQLFPLLAHVVLFGTGYLGQTRAAARAAFES
- the ilvX gene encoding putative acetolactate synthase large subunit IlvX produces the protein MNGAQALIKTLVDGGVDVCFSNPGTSEMHFVAALDTVDQMRGVLTLFEGVATGAADGYARIAGRPAAVLLHLGPGLGNGLANLHNARRARVPMVVVVGDHATYHKKYDAPLESDIDSVAGTVSGWVRRTATAAEVGADAAEAIATSLSNSHISTLILPADTSWSEGGQPVTPVAVSAAAAPADVRAVAEVLRSGEPTTILVGGDATRAAGLAAAARIGAATGARLLCETFPTRLERGAGVPAIERLGYFAEAAAAQLTGSKHLVLAGAKSPVSFFAYPDMPSDLVPAGCEVHALAEFGGAAAALTALADEVAPGVCAPVAAASRPALPSGALTAASAADVVGALLPERAIVVDESNTSGLLLPAATAGAPAHDWLTLTGGAIGYGIPTAVGAAVAAPDRPVLCLESDGSAMYTISGLWTQARENLDVTTVIYNNGRYDILRLELQRVGAGSAPGPKALDLLDISRPTMDFVHIAQGMGVPARRATTAEELAEALRDAFAEPGPHLIDAVVPSLLG